The Gemmatimonadota bacterium genome has a segment encoding these proteins:
- a CDS encoding carboxypeptidase regulatory-like domain-containing protein gives MEEQAMQLTRTSAGRRFFTTAAAGLALVLAACGKEAGVGPVNPELPSNPVIPPQYRGAAFVVDVSSLKKSIRITPPQGSIRNAITNATTNIAGDFARGVPKLGNPANEDQTFSSLLGGDVVDLVATNYQAGALGAVQPNKILITFDLQINNKLNGVDLILPTWPAPPAGAAGPLLFPFEIGVTTTSGGVSVGGAGNEVIVSSPRGGAVTVSNDWDGNGTPGSGAPHNFFNDVGCTATANDCFRNEEYAAIPALGSSAARRVGFLIDPTVGDFRVKMILAADLRNAGGPAQFGTVDGTVTSPQVGPISGASISISGGFSGTTGATGSYSVSNVGVGARTVSVSNLPAGCTAPASQSVTVTNGGTSTANFSVTCAVPTGNVAGAISSSLGGALAGVSVTVTPTGGSASAPATTSAAGAYSITVPVGPGTGAVTLGNLPANCTNPGATNYSGLTSGGTVTLNVTVTCTAPPQFGTLTGTVSSSLGGIVAGATVSVGAATTTTNASGVYTLPNVPVGAGTVSFSASSCTAGTAPYSGLTNGGTVTVNTTLTCTVPVFQYPFTATWGAITNTGPTGRQVQVTFAIDMGSAPGRADVNGAAADELVAANWTFQFNGAALTYQARTIIGGTNGGLDLIAVGNPSSGLTNFAQTSSQNLTEQGVIQLVRVTYNIAAGFSGTITPTITLNQLRAGSFAAPVNVDNSGQVVAPPTLTVP, from the coding sequence ATGGAGGAACAAGCAATGCAGCTGACGCGCACCAGCGCCGGCCGTCGCTTCTTCACCACCGCAGCCGCGGGACTTGCATTAGTCCTGGCCGCGTGTGGAAAAGAAGCGGGGGTCGGTCCGGTCAATCCGGAGCTTCCCAGCAACCCGGTCATTCCCCCGCAGTATCGTGGCGCCGCTTTCGTCGTTGACGTAAGCTCGCTCAAGAAGTCGATCCGCATCACCCCCCCGCAGGGCTCCATCCGCAACGCGATCACCAACGCGACGACCAATATCGCGGGCGACTTCGCGCGTGGTGTGCCGAAGCTCGGCAACCCGGCGAACGAAGACCAGACCTTCTCCTCGTTGCTCGGTGGTGACGTCGTCGACCTCGTCGCGACCAACTACCAGGCGGGCGCCCTTGGCGCGGTGCAGCCGAACAAGATCCTCATCACGTTCGACCTTCAGATCAACAACAAGCTCAACGGCGTTGACCTGATCCTCCCGACCTGGCCGGCTCCCCCCGCGGGCGCTGCCGGGCCGCTGCTCTTCCCGTTTGAAATCGGCGTGACCACGACCAGCGGTGGTGTGTCGGTCGGTGGCGCTGGCAACGAAGTCATCGTGTCCTCGCCGCGCGGTGGCGCGGTGACCGTCTCGAACGATTGGGACGGCAACGGCACCCCGGGTTCGGGCGCGCCGCACAACTTCTTCAACGACGTCGGCTGCACCGCGACGGCCAATGACTGCTTCCGCAACGAAGAGTACGCCGCGATCCCGGCCCTCGGGTCGTCCGCTGCTCGTCGCGTCGGCTTCCTCATTGACCCGACCGTTGGCGACTTCCGCGTGAAGATGATCCTGGCTGCTGACCTCCGGAACGCCGGTGGCCCGGCGCAGTTCGGCACGGTCGACGGCACCGTCACCTCGCCGCAGGTTGGCCCGATCTCGGGCGCTTCGATCAGCATCAGCGGCGGTTTCTCGGGCACGACCGGCGCGACCGGTTCGTACTCGGTGTCCAACGTCGGCGTCGGTGCGCGCACGGTCTCCGTGAGCAACCTCCCGGCGGGCTGTACGGCTCCGGCCTCGCAGTCGGTTACGGTCACGAACGGTGGAACCTCGACCGCGAACTTCTCGGTCACCTGCGCCGTGCCGACCGGCAACGTCGCTGGTGCGATCTCCTCGAGCCTCGGTGGTGCGCTCGCGGGTGTCTCCGTCACGGTGACCCCGACGGGTGGTTCCGCTTCGGCCCCGGCGACGACGAGCGCTGCTGGTGCCTACAGCATCACGGTCCCGGTTGGCCCGGGCACCGGTGCGGTGACCCTCGGCAACCTGCCGGCCAACTGCACCAACCCCGGCGCGACGAACTACTCCGGCCTGACGAGCGGTGGCACGGTGACGTTGAACGTCACGGTGACCTGCACGGCTCCGCCGCAGTTCGGCACGCTGACCGGTACGGTTTCCTCGAGCCTCGGCGGCATCGTCGCGGGCGCGACGGTCTCCGTTGGTGCGGCCACGACGACCACGAACGCCAGCGGCGTGTACACGCTGCCGAACGTTCCGGTTGGCGCGGGCACGGTCTCCTTCTCCGCGTCGAGCTGCACGGCCGGGACGGCCCCCTATTCGGGCCTCACGAACGGCGGCACGGTGACGGTGAACACCACGTTGACCTGCACGGTTCCGGTCTTCCAGTATCCGTTCACGGCGACCTGGGGCGCGATCACGAACACCGGTCCGACGGGCCGTCAGGTCCAGGTGACCTTCGCCATCGACATGGGCTCGGCCCCTGGCCGTGCTGACGTCAATGGTGCAGCCGCCGACGAACTCGTTGCCGCGAACTGGACCTTCCAGTTCAACGGCGCGGCCCTGACGTACCAGGCCCGGACGATCATCGGTGGCACCAACGGCGGGCTCGACCTCATCGCGGTCGGCAACCCGTCGTCGGGCCTCACGAACTTCGCCCAGACGTCGTCGCAGAATCTCACGGAGCAGGGTGTCATTCAGCTGGTCCGTGTGACGTACAACATCGCGGCCGGCTTCTCCGGCACGATCACCCCGACCATCACGCTCAACCAGCTGCGCGCGGGTTCGTTCGCGGCGCCGGTGAACGTGGATAACAGCGGCCAGGTTGTTGCGCCGCCGACCCTCACGGTTCCCTGA
- a CDS encoding carboxypeptidase regulatory-like domain-containing protein codes for MPPTPPWVAPPLPAVALPAGVREAAFIADVSRLRHTVRIAAPRKTITTARVAPGSAEPFASLLGGDVIDLVATNYQASALGAVVPNKILVTFDLQVVNKLNQLGLRLPTWPTPPVGAAGPLLFPFEIGVTATSGGVTVNGGNEVIVTNPQGGAVVVSTDWDGNGTPGSGGPHDFFNDTPCQGLANDCFRYEEYGPIGPLGSSSARRVGFLVDPTVGDFRVKMILAADLGASGPITTGTIAGSVTSTLGAGIGAALVTVSGGWAGTTASDGSFSIPAVGPGTRTVSVSNLPSGCTAPAAQTVTVTAGQTTPVAFIVSCSVPTGTIAGIVSSNWAVEPNWKASVVVTTLGGASLPPVIAGAQGQYTITGLPLGSGSITVTPTFQPWCQTVTIPYTGLSNGAPLNINIPVPCSRPPQTYVLNGAWGPIQPTGPTGRRVALLIAANMGAAPGRPDVNGAAADELVAARFRLTYPGALLQFVSASRIDPAFDAVTVTVPGAGVLVVDVQRSTPGSRAGNVELARLLFDIPVGAAGNATLSAIVERLLAETFVDPVDPNQSATVSIAVLPIP; via the coding sequence GTGCCCCCGACGCCTCCCTGGGTCGCGCCGCCGTTGCCCGCGGTGGCGCTCCCGGCCGGTGTGCGTGAGGCGGCCTTCATCGCGGACGTGAGTCGCTTGCGACACACGGTGCGCATCGCCGCACCACGCAAGACGATCACGACCGCTCGTGTGGCGCCTGGTTCCGCCGAACCGTTCGCGTCCCTGCTCGGTGGTGACGTCATTGACCTCGTGGCCACCAACTATCAGGCATCGGCGCTGGGTGCCGTGGTTCCCAACAAGATCCTGGTGACGTTCGACCTTCAGGTCGTGAACAAGTTGAACCAGCTCGGGCTTCGCTTGCCGACCTGGCCTACTCCTCCTGTCGGGGCTGCTGGCCCGCTGCTGTTCCCGTTCGAGATCGGCGTCACGGCGACCAGTGGTGGCGTCACGGTGAATGGCGGGAACGAGGTGATCGTTACCAACCCGCAGGGCGGTGCCGTGGTGGTCTCTACGGATTGGGATGGGAATGGAACGCCGGGTAGCGGAGGGCCGCACGACTTCTTCAATGATACGCCGTGCCAGGGGCTCGCCAACGACTGCTTCCGCTATGAGGAATACGGCCCCATCGGGCCCCTGGGATCGTCGTCCGCCCGGCGCGTGGGTTTCCTCGTTGATCCCACGGTCGGCGACTTTCGGGTGAAGATGATCCTCGCCGCCGATTTGGGGGCAAGCGGACCCATCACCACGGGAACGATCGCCGGCTCCGTCACCTCAACACTTGGCGCGGGGATCGGTGCGGCGCTGGTTACCGTGTCCGGTGGCTGGGCGGGTACCACCGCGTCGGACGGATCGTTCTCCATCCCCGCGGTCGGGCCAGGCACGCGCACGGTCTCGGTGAGCAACCTGCCGTCCGGCTGCACGGCGCCGGCAGCTCAGACCGTGACGGTGACTGCCGGCCAAACCACGCCGGTCGCATTCATCGTTAGCTGCAGCGTTCCCACGGGAACGATTGCTGGCATCGTCAGCTCGAACTGGGCGGTGGAGCCCAACTGGAAGGCGAGTGTGGTCGTGACCACGCTCGGAGGAGCATCACTGCCGCCCGTCATCGCAGGGGCTCAGGGACAATACACCATCACGGGCCTCCCTCTCGGCTCCGGCAGCATCACCGTCACACCGACCTTTCAACCGTGGTGCCAGACGGTCACGATTCCCTACACGGGGCTGTCCAATGGCGCGCCGCTGAACATCAACATCCCGGTGCCCTGCTCCCGCCCGCCGCAGACCTACGTGCTCAATGGGGCGTGGGGGCCGATCCAGCCGACGGGGCCAACAGGCCGACGTGTCGCCCTTCTCATTGCGGCCAATATGGGGGCGGCGCCCGGACGCCCCGACGTCAACGGGGCGGCCGCCGACGAACTCGTCGCCGCGCGGTTCCGCCTGACCTATCCGGGCGCGCTCCTGCAGTTTGTCTCCGCGAGCCGAATTGACCCCGCGTTCGACGCCGTGACGGTCACCGTGCCGGGTGCCGGGGTGCTCGTCGTAGATGTCCAGCGCAGTACGCCGGGTAGTCGCGCGGGGAATGTGGAATTGGCCAGGCTACTGTTCGACATCCCGGTGGGGGCGGCAGGCAATGCCACGCTCTCTGCCATCGTGGAGCGTCTGCTCGCCGAGACCTTTGTGGATCCGGTGGACCCCAACCAGAGTGCCACGGTCTCGATTGCCGTCCTCCCGATTCCGTAA
- a CDS encoding sulfatase: MRWAALRTALSLAVLSAAAAGWTSAALLQFGDSALGHFQWVSRDYLWMSPVAFGAVLVPLGVVLGVAGGMVRSTKWTAWVVGMLVVVATFGLLLPVSQLSRLASLTLAIGLGSVVARLALPRTVRLEQAAMRWATFTVVIVLVLALGLPSWRHWRSARALAALPAPPRAAPHVLLIVWDAARARDVGFVTPAAATTPLLDRWAAQGAVFTQAFSVGPWTLPSHASMLSGRYASELAADWTVPIEREHPVIPEILGRAGYATGAFVANLHYTAWDSGLDRGFHHVDDYERSGAQTIRSAPWTQTNLADTLLRTPWRPPLGALLRPDLSVVRQHRYQARLGGEVVDAYLAWRRQVTDRPTFGLVNLMDPHLKTRADTSTRRRYPHDERGLDDYREAMRYLDGEMDRLFSVLAAHGSLDSTLVILTSDHGELLGEHGLHGHAQSLYRDVVHVPLLLRLPGRVPATRIARAVSLRDLAATILDVTGASTGFPGQSLRLAWEDSTAATSPVFATARQQPSPLGDYPTAQGDLSGTFDSQWSYIINHGTGREELFRIDSAGKESGNLVDDPASAADLGRLRAQTEDSRRRFRR; encoded by the coding sequence ATGCGGTGGGCGGCCCTGCGCACCGCGCTGTCCCTGGCGGTCCTCTCCGCTGCTGCCGCCGGTTGGACCTCCGCGGCACTGCTGCAGTTCGGGGACAGCGCCCTGGGCCACTTCCAATGGGTCAGTCGCGACTACCTGTGGATGTCGCCCGTGGCGTTCGGCGCGGTCCTTGTCCCGCTCGGGGTGGTCCTCGGGGTCGCAGGCGGCATGGTGAGGTCGACGAAGTGGACGGCATGGGTGGTGGGCATGTTGGTGGTCGTCGCGACCTTCGGGCTGTTGCTCCCCGTGAGCCAGCTGTCCCGTCTCGCCTCGCTGACGCTCGCCATCGGACTTGGGAGTGTGGTCGCGCGGCTCGCGCTGCCGCGCACCGTGCGACTCGAACAGGCGGCGATGCGCTGGGCAACGTTCACGGTCGTGATCGTCCTCGTCCTGGCGCTGGGGTTGCCGTCGTGGCGCCACTGGCGTTCCGCGCGGGCACTCGCCGCCCTGCCCGCGCCACCGCGCGCGGCCCCGCACGTGCTGTTGATCGTGTGGGATGCAGCGCGCGCACGCGACGTCGGCTTTGTCACACCGGCGGCCGCTACCACTCCTCTCCTGGATCGTTGGGCGGCGCAGGGTGCCGTGTTCACACAGGCGTTCTCGGTGGGCCCATGGACGCTCCCGTCGCATGCCTCCATGCTCTCCGGGCGGTACGCATCGGAACTCGCGGCCGACTGGACCGTCCCCATCGAGCGCGAGCACCCGGTCATTCCGGAGATCCTCGGCCGCGCGGGGTACGCCACGGGAGCGTTTGTCGCCAACCTGCACTACACCGCCTGGGACTCCGGGCTCGATCGCGGGTTCCATCACGTGGACGACTACGAGCGGTCAGGGGCGCAGACCATCCGTAGCGCACCGTGGACGCAGACCAACCTCGCGGATACCCTGCTGCGCACGCCATGGCGACCGCCGCTCGGCGCCTTGCTGCGCCCCGACCTGTCCGTCGTGCGCCAGCACCGCTACCAGGCGCGCCTTGGCGGCGAGGTGGTCGATGCGTACCTGGCGTGGCGGCGGCAGGTCACCGACCGGCCCACGTTTGGGTTGGTGAACCTGATGGACCCCCATCTCAAGACACGCGCCGACACCTCAACACGCCGTCGGTATCCGCATGACGAACGCGGGCTCGACGACTATCGCGAGGCCATGCGCTACCTCGATGGCGAGATGGACCGGCTGTTCAGCGTGCTGGCGGCACACGGGTCGCTGGACTCCACCCTGGTCATCCTGACGTCGGACCACGGCGAGCTCCTTGGCGAGCATGGCCTGCACGGTCACGCCCAGAGCCTCTATCGCGATGTTGTGCACGTCCCGCTCCTTCTGCGTCTCCCCGGCCGTGTGCCCGCGACGCGCATCGCGCGTGCCGTTTCGCTGCGGGACCTCGCCGCGACGATTCTTGACGTGACGGGTGCGAGCACCGGGTTCCCTGGGCAATCGTTGCGCCTCGCGTGGGAAGACAGCACGGCTGCGACGAGTCCCGTTTTCGCCACCGCACGGCAGCAACCTTCTCCGCTCGGGGACTACCCCACCGCACAGGGCGACCTGTCGGGGACGTTTGACAGCCAGTGGTCGTACATCATCAACCACGGGACCGGCCGGGAAGAGCTGTTTCGGATCGACAGCGCCGGCAAGGAGTCCGGGAACCTCGTCGACGATCCAGCGTCCGCCGCCGACCTCGGCAGGTTGCGCGCACAAACGGAAGACAGCCGCCGTCGCTTTCGGCGCTGA